The sequence TGAAAGCCTGATCAGGCAGGCTGGGTTTAAACAGGTCGTATCACCACAGAATATTGACTATCTGACTAATCGTAATCTCGACAAGAATGTGATAGAAAGATTACTTAATCTACAGTTCCTGGAGAAATCCGAGAACATTATTATAACCGGTCCTACAGGCTGTGGCAAAAGCTTCCTCGCACAATGCCTCGGTGTAAAAGCTTGTCAGATGCTTAACCGTACTCATTATTACCCTTCCACACGCTTCCTTGACAAAGTCAAATTAGCCAGACTGGATGGATCCTACTCCAAGATGTTACGTACACTTGGAAAGCTCCCCTTACTAATTATAGATGATTTTTTATTGACTCCAGTAGATCAGGCAGCCCGCGCAGCCTTACTTGACGTAATCGAAGAACGTTATGAGAAAGGGGCTACTATTATATCTACTCAGATACCAGTGGAACAGTGGCATCCCCTAATAGGAGAAAGCACCATGGCTGATGCAATACTAGACAGACTAGTATACTCTTCACACAGAATATCACTAACTGGGGAATCTTTGAGAAAGAAAAAGAAACTTACTGCTTAATTTTTAATCAATACCCGTAATATTGCAATGGAAAGTGGCCCAATGACTCCGTTAACCCTGGCCCCATATCCTCCGTTTGGGCCGGACCAGTATCACCGTAATAGACATTAAGAACGCAATGTTGTTGGAATGGAGTAATGGGCAGGTTGAGGGGCAGATAAATAAATTGAAAACAGTCAAAAGACAATTGTATGGAAAGGCAAGTTTTAATTTATTGAAAAAAATGTTAACCATTCAATAGCCTTATAAAAATGCAGAACTTTCCACCAAAATTGACGAAGAGCCAGTTTACTCCGGAATATGCAATCAGAGATAGTGGAAGAACTGAATGCCTGTACAAGTGCGGCTAGCATACTGCTTGTGGTCGTACCGGTGGTGCTGGCTGCCGTGCTTTTATAAAGTGCTTTGACCCGCAGCTGCAGGGTATCACTTGCTTAATATTTAAAAAGCAGGAATATTTGAGTGATTCTATTAATCATTTGCATCCATTATAAGTTAAATCGTTATTAATATGCATATTTTTCTTCCAGGAATCACTTCAACCCTTTTGCACATTAAACTTATCAATTATTATATCTCTCGTAAGACGAAAGATACATGGATAGAACCTTAGGGATAAAGTTACCACCTGGTAATGCAAAAACACCAAAATACTTTGATAAGAGCACATTATCCCCCTTAAATTGAGTAACAATAATATCTTCCATATTAAGGCCCTTAGTATCAACAAGTATTTCATTTAACCCCCTTATTTCTAATTTTATTCCTTTACTTATACCTACAGATTCCCAATCACCAGCAACCCTCCAAAATCCATAAACATTCACTGTATTATTCGCATTTACTTCTACGATAAACTTAAATGTTCTTAGCAATTCTCCTAATTTCGTTAATTCAATAACATAATAATCATTAAAAAAATCAGGATAGAATAATGATACATGTTTCAAAAATGTGAAACGATCTGAAATTTCATCAATGCTATCGACTGATAACATTTCCAAATAGGTTGAATAATTTATAGAATCCCGATAATATAATTTAGGATCATTAATTTCAGATTTTAATTGGGCCGCCATATCAGACAACGTTCTTTTGTTCCATTTAATGTTTATCTCATCTAAGGAGGATGATTGTCCATAAAGCGTGGTGCTAATTAATAAGGCGAATATCCATCTCATAAAGATTGCAGTTTAGGCATTTTTTTCATATCTAAAGGTTTAGGCGTTCTATTGATGTACGGCTCTGCTCTGGGAGTTACCCCATTTTCTTTTCTAATCATAGATTCGTTAGGTCTTACAATTAACTCTTCACTTGGTATTGAGATATTGTCAGGGTGATCCGGATCAGTTATTCCACCCATTGATCATAAAACCTATTTCCAAAATCGTATTCTTCCAGGCCGGTTCTATCGCTGAACTCTTTATTTTGGAGCTCCTTCCCGTTAAACCTAACTTTGTTTTCATCATAGTTCCCCTTCAACGCTTTGTCAGAAATTCCTGCCATCGTGTGCCCGCCAATAATGCGTCTCCTCCAATAAAGGTCCTTTATTGTGTGCAATAACAAGATTGTCGAAGTAGACATTCTCCCCACTTTCATTGCTTGTATAAATATAAACAAATCCTGTTTTTTTAATAAGGAACTTCTCTACCGTCAATGTTTGCAATTCATCAGGATTTTCCTGTACCTGTTAGATACTCCCCATTTATTAGACAGCAATAGGTGGGTTATTAATTAAAGAATCAAATCTATTACTACTATTATAAACTTTCTCTTTTTTTGTTACTTTTTTTCTCTTTGTGAATTGCTGTGAATATGTGGATAACTTATCAGCAGCGCCATAAACATCAGCAGGAGTAACATATCCAAGGCTTTGATGTTTTCGTTCCCAA is a genomic window of Chitinophaga sp. LS1 containing:
- the istB gene encoding IS21-like element helper ATPase IstB, giving the protein MHLIAMAGLYHQSLTDQHYAHYTADELLTLLVDAEWEHRQKNRIESLIRQAGFKQVVSPQNIDYLTNRNLDKNVIERLLNLQFLEKSENIIITGPTGCGKSFLAQCLGVKACQMLNRTHYYPSTRFLDKVKLARLDGSYSKMLRTLGKLPLLIIDDFLLTPVDQAARAALLDVIEERYEKGATIISTQIPVEQWHPLIGESTMADAILDRLVYSSHRISLTGESLRKKKKLTA